The stretch of DNA attctgttgtgctgcaattctgtgattctgtaattctgtgattctgtgactctgtggttctgtgatcaGCTCCCCTCTCCCTCACCACATCTGATCCTTCCAGGTCTCCAAGGCCAAACCCCACAAGTGCAGAGACGACGGGAAGGGGGCACTCTTTACATGCTGTGTCCTTATGCAGCGTGGACTACGAAACAGCAGACAAAATACTGGTGCCTCCTGAGACATGGAGACTGTCAAGAAGTCCTGCGCACATACTACGAAGACAGCGTGCAGTCCAGGGACAGGAGAATTGAAATCAAGGATAACACAGCTAGTAAGGCTGTGTCTGTCACCATGACTGACCTCAAGGCAGAGGACTCAGACAcatatttctgttctgcttaCAATCGTGTCACAGGTGCATACACGCAGCTGAGGGCGATCTCACTGAATGTTTTCAGGGGTGAGTACCTGTACCCCACCCAAAGCCAAGCCTTGTCAGGAAGCAACAACATTCCTTCCCCTGCTCTaccccccctctcccccacagctgagcagcttctcctggtccccccagccccctccccagcctcgctcgctgcttttcctcccacacagggagagaaggagccccacagcccctgcctggtcctgctgccccGAGGAGGGGCTCTCCTGAGGGAGGGCATGGTCTGTCCTGGGTGCCCAGCACTGACTGGGCAGTGCCCACCTCTGGTgtttcacagagctgctcaagTGGGAGCTGGACACCCTGACAGTGCAGTGCCCAGAGGGGTACGGCATGGTCTGGTGCCGAGGAGGGCAGACTGACTGCACAGCCCCGCTGAGGAGACAAACATCTTCAAAACAGAGTGAAATGAAATCCCTGCAAGACAGAGCATCAGTGGAGTATAACGCTCAAAGGGCTCTGGTTGTCACCATGAAGAATCTGCAGGCCCGGGACTCTGGTGTGTACTGGTGTGCActgggctctgagcacagccgGAAAATGGAGGTCGTGCTCTCTGTGCTCAAGAGTGAGTACCTGCCGTGTTCTCCGTGCCCAAGGGTGGGTTCTTCCTGCACTCGGGCTCCAAAGAGTGAGTTCCTGCTGCACTCTCACTGCCCAAGAGTGAGCCCCCCCCTCCTGGCAGCCGGCTGTGGATGTGGGCAGGTCTCAGCCCAGGTGACGCCCGTCTCTCCCgctgcctgtccctgcaccACACACTGATCCCTGGCACTTCTGAGCCAAAGCTCAGGCCTGGCCCTTcatgctctgcctgctcccagcagaggctCAGGGGAGGTTCCCGTGGGTCCCACAGATGGGGATGCTCATCCCAAAAGTGCTTCCCACGGCGCCAGACTGGCGGCTCCAGCACTGGTTCCcactgggtgctgctgggaccCTCCCCCATGCCAGGCACTGCTCTTGCTCTGACCCCACAGCCACCAACCCTTCCAGACCCTATGGGCTGAGTGTGCCGCTCTGAGGGAACCAGAGGAGGGGGACAGGACCCCCAAATTTATGACACCTGTGCGTGGGGAATCCGGGTGCAGTCCCCTTTGCTTAGGGGAGGTGGATGTGGAGGTGGGTGCAGCTCCAGGTGTTGGGTGCCGCTGGGGGGTCCCACTCTGGGGTCTCAGCACACATCCTGGGTGTTCTGCAGGGActcagcagcacacagccaAGGAGTCAGGCAACGTCTCTGTCCAGTGTCACTACAAGATCGCAGACTACAGGACTGTCAGCAAAGCCTGGTGCAAAAAGAAAGAGGGGGGAATGTGTAACGTGCTGGTCACCACCAGATCAGAGTCCCCAGCAGGAAACAGCACGGCTCGGGAAGGTGTCAGGATCCAGGATGACACCCAGCAGGGCTTTGTCACCATCAccatggagcagctgcaggtgcaggacTCGGGCGTGTACTGGTGCGCGCTCCAGGACGGCTCCGGTCTGCTCCGCATGGAGGAGGTCACGCTCAGCGTTTCCAAGGGTGGGTATGGAGCTGTCAGGACACGTTTGTAGATTCCAGACTCCCTGCCCGGctctctcctgtgctgcccagctcACCCCACCTCCCACCTTGCCAGTGTTTGCCTGCCCAAACCCTGCAGCTTTGGGTCTCCTCGTGGCCACCACCCTGTGGAACAGCaacagggatgggagcagaTCCACATCGCTCCTTAACCTGGGAGCAGCTTCAGCTGTCCTGAGAGGGGCTTCTGTCACTCAGTGTTTGATATCAGTTCTTTAGAGTGACTTTCTAGCCCCTTTAGAGTGATTCATCCTTTGGCTTTCAAAGACCTTCTGTTGGGTTGTCAGGGGAACAACTTTAGACTCGGATTTTACAGATCTGTGACTCGTGGGTTCTCTTTCAGACAAGGTTTTAATGGTAAGGGAAGGCCCTGAGGCCCCTGGTcatggcagagcagcaccaggctgcAGCACTAAGAACAAGCAGTGCAGATGATGAGAGGGGACATTGGGATGCTCTGGACAAACTCACGGGATCAGGGCCCTGGccatgggagcagcaggggcagaggtTGCACTGCTGaatgcagagcagccccacagtGACCATCCCTCTCCTCGTGTCTGTGATTGCAGCGTTGCCTCCGGGAGGTTTTCCAGACTCTGAAAGCCAAAGCGAAGAAATTCTTTTGGGCGACAGGTAAGGCCTAAGAATCTCTGAGCCTGAGCACACACAAGTTACTCGTGTTGTACACCTGGGCCAGGCAGGCCCTGGGCTTGTAGAGGAATTGGATATGACAGGATCCTCACCAAAGGTggcctctcctcctccagctcctgccctaACCCTAATTCCAAAGGAAGAGGCAGATTGGTAAAATCATATCACAGCCTTCTGCAGGAGCCTCTCTGCTTCTTTATCCTTCTCTCTTTGGGCTCTGCACTTCACATGAACAGAACCCCCAGATTCTGCCCCTCAGCCTCCACTTTGCACCCTCCTGTCTGACTATTTAACAATGGGACAGTCCTTGGCTGTTATTATTCCATTTACCAGTTAAATGGAaaggatttttctccctttgtaCATCTGCTGTCATCAATGCTACAGCAGCACCTAAGAGCAGAAtcatccctgctccagagagCCTGGAATTGTGCTCGGAGCTTTGAACAGCGGCTCGTTTCTAAAGCCTGGAGAATGGTTTAGGAAAAGCTCAGAAGACACAGCCAAGTAGAAAAATCAAGAATCAGGAACCAGGGAAGGTCCCAGTGCCTCTTATTCCCTTCTGGATCAGCAGGGACTCGCCTGGGCTCATAGATGGGATCCTGCAGGATCTGCTGGAGATCTTGCAGGAGAGCCAGACCCTCCTTTATGTGCTTGAACTGAGCACATAaaacctgtccctgtccctctttTGGACCCTGTTTGGTGATGGGCTGTTAAACCATCCCACCCTGGTAActgcctccctctgctccagctgcagtgggaaCACCTTCCTCATCCTGTCCgtggtgctgctcctcctgctcctcctggccctCCTCACCTCCGCAGCCCTGGGTGTCAGGTACtacaggctgctgctgagaacAGGTACGTGGAGCTGGGATtgtccccttccctccctgcaccccagggGAGCTCAGTGCCCTGAGGTCAGGCTGGGAGGCCTCAAGGCAggctccttcctgcctgccctcaggaaaaaaaaaaaaaaaaaaaaatcaaacccaggTTCCTCCAGAGCCTGCAAACGCCTTAGAGGAGGAGTAAAGAGAGCAAAGGGCTCCCcaggcccagggcagaggcacaTCCCATCACTGGGCAATCCCACAGCCCTCCCAGACCTCCTCAGGCAGAGCTTTTCATGCATTTCTCCACATCTAAACCCTCTGATTTTGCCTCATTCCAAAGGTAACAGAGAAGCAGAGGACACCAGTGACAGACCAGAGGGCACAGCACGGgtaaggaaaatgaaacatttcccACACGGTGCAAAAACCCTGACCAGCAGTCTGGGAGGAGCTGTCAGACCCACCTGGCGAGGAGCTTGGAGCTCAGTTTGGTCATAAACAGGAGGGAAATTGAATTTAAtggcagcagagagaggaatATGCCTAGCTGGTGAGAGAGGGGGGTAATTAATGCAAGGAAACTCCAGTAGGAACAAACCCAGTGGAGCAAATTCTAGTAACCCTTGAGGAGGGACTCAAGGGGCAACAAGCAGGGTCAGAGCATGAGGCTCCACCTGTATCCAGGAGAGGTGCTGAAGAAAAGAGCTCTCtgttccttcccctctgtcACGACCAGAGGTAAAAATTGACACaacttctcctttccttgtgggaAAATCTccttctcctggcagcagctgtggcctGGCACTGACTCATGCTAACGagtgttttccctttcttttcccaggctggcagcactgggaggagggaaggtTCTCAGGATGACAGCAAAGGGCCAGCATACATCAACCTGGATGTGcaatcccaccccagccccgAGGATCCCCTTTACTGCAACGTGAAACTGAGCCAGGCTCCCAGGAACCCCCAGGAGATGGAATACGCCGTCATCGCCTTCAACCAGCCCCCAAGGACCAGCAGGGAATGAAGCACAGAATCCCAAACGAGCCAGAAAtggggggaaggagctggaataCAGAGTGGGAATGAGGAGTAGGAGGTGTGTGGATGGACCAGCTGagttttgctgctctgtgtgtggtgTTGCCTGAGCGTTTTCAGCTCTCCCTCCTGTTTTAGGCCGGGCAGGGGTTTTGCCACGCTTGTGGCAGATTGCCTCGGgtcaggcagagctgtgggggaATTCCCAGGATCTCTTGGAACATCTGCTTTTCCAATTCCATTAAAGTGCAGAGTCTTGGAGAGGCAGGTGTGGAGGCCTGGCCTTGTGAAAAGGAGCAGTGTGGGCATGGCTGGGTGGGATATCCCAGCTGTGTCCCGGTACAAACCCTGCCCCAATCCCAAGAATTCAGCTGCTGTGGCCAAGCAGAGTcattgcagtgctgcagggatcAAACTCAAAccttgctggggctgggttCATTTTTCATGGAATGGGGATGCAAGTGCTGGATTCTAAGAATAAGCAGAACCAGCTCCTGCACTTCCCTGTCTCTGCTGGAAACGCTCCAAATGACACATTTTATTTAGCAGTCACGTGGGGAGCAAGATGAAATGACTTCATGGGGCTCAGTTCCAtttctccaggagctctggctCCTGATTTCCctgccccaagccctgctggAGGTGGCAGACCAAAGGGGCCTGAACCAGCCCTCATTCCCAGGCCAGTCACATCCAACAGGCCTCTcttgccagggctgcagcagggaggctgATGGAAATTCTTTGAGATTTTTCAGAGTTGAcctggcagaaagaaaaagaaaatggttctGGAAATGGTTCATTCAGCCCAACATTCCCCTAACAATTTGCTCTTCATGCAGTTGCACTGGGTCAAGCTGTGGAAGAGTAATAGCAAAAAACAGTGGAGCGGAAGAGAGGCATTTTTGGGAAGATTCTTGAAGAGAATCCAGATTTGTGCTCACTGGAACGAGAAGGAACAAAAGCTGCAGTCAGTCACCTGACAAAGAATTTCTGGTCACTGTGAGGGACCATTTTCTTAACCACCAACTCGAGGAAAGGCACATTTAGGAATGGCCAGGCCTGCAGGTTTAGCACCACACCAGTTTCGAAGCCAGGGTCTATTTGTACTTTCATGGAAGACCTCCAAGGAAATAAATcacctgaaaaattaaaaaccagcaGCCCACCCTCATCAGTCTGCTGATATTCTGGGGGCTCCGTGGCTGCATTCCTGGGCCCCTCCAGCACTGTGGCATTGGCTGGCTCAGAATCAGTAGCCCCAGCAGGGATCCTGTGCCCTTTGTGCCTGGGGCAGAGCACAGGTGGGTGCTGGGCTTGTTTAACACACCCACAGCATCTCCCGGAGCAGTGCCCCCGCCCTGCTGTGCGTGGTTGGATTTCAGACAAGGATGCTCCGTGCACAGGCTCTTCCTTCTCCTGAAAACCCAGGGGATGGTGTCCTTGTCCCCCTTCAGCCTCAGGATGCTGCCAGAGCTACCAGGAGAGCCTCCCTTTCAGCTTCCCAGAAATGCCCCCCATGGGCACAGCTCCTGTAAATCATTTATTGTGATTTATCACCATCGTGCTTGGAGTGCCAGCTCAAGGGGATGGCTTCTCTACTACcacagggattttgggaaggaattcttccctgtgagggcgggcaggccctggcacagggtgcccagagcagctgtggctgcctctggatccctggcagtgcccaaggccaggctggagagggcttggagcagcttgggacagtggaaggtgtccctaccatggcaggggtggagcTGGttgagctttaatgtccctccaacccaaaccattccatgattccatgaaatcCTGCTCCAGTGGGAGCagccacccagcctgtggcttcAGGCCGCCACGTGCTGCTCCCTTCCAGGCTGCCTGAGCTGTGGCTGGGACTGGGCAATGCTGATGCCTGAATTTTGAGCCCACGAGAGCAATGCCCGTCCCTGGAGAATTGCTCAATGTGCAGGATGAAAAAGATGCCAAGTTCCTGTGCTCCTTCCTTCCGGCACAGCaaggagggggagaggagctgcccATGGGCAGAGCCAGCGTtgctcctctccagctcctctcccgtcccttctctgctcagccccaTGGAGAAGCTCCTGCACCTCACCTTGGCCTTCCTGGCAGGTAAGAACCACACTCTGGGGTCAGGTGAAGGGGGAAGGATTGGGGCAAAGTTTTGTCTCTGTCTGAAGGCTCCATCCCGGAGTTTTCCCTTTATTTAGCAAAGGACCACCCATCAAGGGgtgatcccagtgctcccagatTTCCTCACAGGGATCCTTTTGAGTCAGAACAGGAACCACTGATGAGAGAAGTCTTGTGTGCAATGTGAAATTGCAAAATCCTGGGTTGTTTGCATTAGCAAGTGGGATTTACATCGATGCAAATGATCACAGGTGGGGCTCAGGGGGAGGGGAAACAAAACCCAGTGAAGGGCAGAGCTCTGAAACCCCAGACACCCGGGTTTTCCAGCTTGGAAAGGAATGCCCATCTGAAAGGAGGGACAGGGCCCAGCTggggctctctgcagcactcTGGGGACCCCAGATCctcacagcagtgcagggaaagGCAACAGACTCGGGCTGTGGGAGCACAGGAACCTGtcccaaaaattgggaagaGTTTGGGAAAAGTTCACTGTGCTTTGACCGGTGGCAcccaggaagagaggaggagcaCCAATAGTTTATGACCTGTCAGCAAAATTGAAAAGGGAATGACACAACATTTTCCAGAGGGACGTCAGGGAATCTTTCAGTGATTCTGTTTGAGAGATGttttgcagtgctgtgggaATTCCGGGACTgaaggggcagagctggaggagggaaggggaaagaggagaagCAGTTAAAGAGTTTTGGAGGGATTGGACAGGACTGGACTGGATATTCCATGAGGTAAACCCTGACTGGAACAACCAAGGGGAGCAACACATCTGGATAGAGCCCTGTAGGTGTTGGATTGCAGAGCACAGATCCACTTTAGGTATTCTTCAAGTCAAGTTGAAAGAACTTCGTATTTTTTAGTTTACAATTCACTTAGAATTGCTGAAATTATTGTAAGAAGTGTTACTAAAAGCCTCAGCCAGCACAAAGTCCTCACAAGagcctatttttaaatttact from Vidua chalybeata isolate OUT-0048 chromosome 24, bVidCha1 merged haplotype, whole genome shotgun sequence encodes:
- the LOC128799342 gene encoding polymeric immunoglobulin receptor-like; amino-acid sequence: MAVELRALFLLPLCFPGLQGQTPQVQRRREGGTLYMLCPYAAWTTKQQTKYWCLLRHGDCQEVLRTYYEDSVQSRDRRIEIKDNTASKAVSVTMTDLKAEDSDTYFCSAYNRVTGAYTQLRAISLNVFRELLKWELDTLTVQCPEGYGMVWCRGGQTDCTAPLRRQTSSKQSEMKSLQDRASVEYNAQRALVVTMKNLQARDSGVYWCALGSEHSRKMEVVLSVLKRTQQHTAKESGNVSVQCHYKIADYRTVSKAWCKKKEGGMCNVLVTTRSESPAGNSTAREGVRIQDDTQQGFVTITMEQLQVQDSGVYWCALQDGSGLLRMEEVTLSVSKALPPGGFPDSESQSEEILLGDSCSGNTFLILSVVLLLLLLLALLTSAALGVRYYRLLLRTGNREAEDTSDRPEGTARAGSTGRREGSQDDSKGPAYINLDVQSHPSPEDPLYCNVKLSQAPRNPQEMEYAVIAFNQPPRTSRE